In Immundisolibacter sp., the following proteins share a genomic window:
- a CDS encoding alpha/beta hydrolase yields MSNDVSTVLAAPLSGKVHPQVAAHLAQMAAMNPPPIEALTAEQVRLGFGLQMKMTAGPATPLPVVRELTLPGPDGAIKARLYRPTADGVLPGLVFFHGGGWVIGDLDSHDDLCRDLAAQAGCAVLAVDYRLAPEHRFPAAAEDAIAAADWAAANATQMGIDPARLAVGGDSAGGNLAAVAALAARDAGRPLAAQLLIYPVTDMSRFEGESYAACGEGYGLTAGAMVWFRDHYLTDAKAGRDWRVSPLLASDLGRLPPALVVTAEFDVLRSEGEAYAKRLAEAGVPTKLARYDGMIHGFASMAGVLDVGRQARGDMAQWLRATLGC; encoded by the coding sequence ATGAGCAACGACGTATCCACAGTCCTGGCCGCCCCCTTGTCCGGGAAGGTTCACCCGCAGGTGGCCGCCCACCTGGCGCAGATGGCGGCCATGAACCCGCCGCCCATCGAGGCGCTAACCGCCGAGCAGGTGCGCTTGGGCTTTGGCCTGCAGATGAAGATGACCGCCGGCCCGGCCACGCCGCTGCCGGTGGTGCGTGAGCTCACCCTGCCCGGGCCGGACGGGGCCATCAAGGCGCGGCTTTACCGGCCGACCGCCGACGGCGTGCTGCCGGGGTTGGTGTTCTTCCACGGCGGCGGCTGGGTGATCGGCGATCTGGACAGCCACGACGACCTGTGCCGGGATCTGGCCGCGCAGGCCGGCTGCGCCGTGCTGGCCGTGGATTACCGCCTGGCGCCGGAGCACCGTTTTCCGGCCGCGGCCGAGGACGCCATCGCGGCCGCCGACTGGGCCGCCGCCAATGCCACGCAGATGGGCATCGATCCGGCACGCCTGGCCGTCGGCGGCGACAGCGCGGGCGGCAACCTGGCCGCCGTGGCGGCACTTGCCGCGCGCGATGCCGGCCGGCCACTGGCCGCGCAGCTTCTGATCTATCCGGTCACCGACATGTCGCGCTTCGAAGGCGAGTCATACGCCGCCTGCGGTGAAGGCTATGGCCTGACCGCGGGCGCCATGGTCTGGTTTCGCGATCACTACCTGACCGACGCGAAAGCCGGCCGCGACTGGCGCGTATCACCCCTGCTGGCGAGCGATCTTGGCCGCCTGCCGCCGGCGCTGGTGGTGACGGCCGAATTCGACGTGCTGCGTAGCGAGGGCGAGGCCTACGCCAAGCGCCTGGCCGAAGCCGGCGTGCCGACAAAGCTCGCCCGCTACGACGGCATGATCCATGGTTTCGCGTCCATGGCCGGCGTGCTCGACGTCGGGCGGCAGGCGCGCGGCGACATGGCGCAGTGGCTCAGGGCGACGCTGGGCTGCTGA
- the lspA gene encoding signal peptidase II, producing MGARLALAALLVMLDQASKLAVLRLLEPYQTIPLVPGFNLTLAFNRGASFSFLADAGGWQRWLFSGMALAASVIIVVLLRRTPPADRLNGLGLSLVLSGAVGNLIDRLWLGHVVDFFDVYYRAWHFPAFNIADSAITVGAALLVLGMWRQERAAPASQ from the coding sequence ATGGGCGCCCGGCTGGCACTTGCCGCGCTGCTGGTCATGCTCGACCAGGCCAGCAAGCTGGCCGTGCTGCGCCTGCTGGAGCCTTACCAGACGATACCGCTGGTGCCCGGTTTCAACCTTACGCTAGCCTTCAACCGCGGCGCGTCATTCAGCTTTCTGGCTGATGCCGGCGGCTGGCAGCGCTGGCTGTTCAGCGGCATGGCGCTGGCCGCCAGCGTGATCATCGTCGTCCTGCTGCGGCGCACGCCACCGGCCGACCGTCTGAACGGCCTGGGCCTGTCACTGGTGCTCAGCGGCGCGGTCGGCAACCTGATCGACCGCCTGTGGCTGGGCCACGTGGTCGATTTTTTCGACGTCTACTACCGCGCCTGGCACTTCCCGGCCTTCAACATCGCCGACAGCGCCATCACCGTCGGCGCCGCCCTGCTGGTGCTGGGCATGTGGCGACAGGAACGGGCGGCGCCAGCGAGCCAGTAG
- a CDS encoding Rieske 2Fe-2S domain-containing protein, protein MNAPHALSDYAHLVQPDRVHSAIYTDPAIFEQEMARIFHRTWLCVGHQAELPNPGDFRATTLGRQPVIMVRGEDGQVRVFMNRCRHRGMTVCETETGNARFFTCWYHGWVYRNTGPLQDVPGPAGYGADFHKEDFGLTLVPRQASYRGFVFASLAPTGPTLAEHLGPAAKYLDIYMDASPVGDIDVTAGVHRTRYRGNWKFVGMDGYHPHYTHRSVLDAWRRRSGGNMADTHHGDPFADDSGNLTRDLGNGHVLLDFFPGRMGNLDRYLATLRKLPQGEDYIQAMHSAHGEARGNELLAWAGDPHVGIYPNLQLIGVQIRLVRPLAVDDTEVLMFPGLLKGVPASVNSLRLRQHESFYGPAGAGSPDDAELFERNQEGLQASVDPWLYLGRGLNRERVEPDGTRVGLVGDETTQRGQLRGWLELMSEALA, encoded by the coding sequence CATCTTCCACCGCACCTGGCTGTGCGTCGGCCACCAGGCGGAGCTGCCCAATCCGGGCGACTTTCGCGCCACCACGCTCGGCCGCCAGCCGGTGATCATGGTGCGCGGCGAGGACGGCCAGGTGCGGGTGTTCATGAACCGCTGCCGCCACCGCGGCATGACCGTGTGCGAGACGGAAACCGGCAACGCACGCTTTTTCACCTGCTGGTACCACGGCTGGGTGTACAGGAACACCGGCCCGCTGCAGGACGTGCCCGGCCCCGCCGGCTACGGGGCGGACTTCCACAAGGAAGACTTTGGCCTGACGCTCGTGCCGCGCCAGGCCAGCTACCGCGGCTTCGTGTTTGCCAGTCTCGCCCCGACCGGGCCGACACTGGCCGAGCACCTCGGCCCGGCCGCCAAATACCTCGACATCTACATGGACGCCTCGCCGGTCGGCGACATCGACGTCACCGCCGGCGTGCACCGCACCCGCTACCGCGGCAACTGGAAGTTCGTCGGCATGGACGGCTACCACCCGCACTACACGCACCGCTCGGTGCTCGACGCCTGGCGTCGGCGCAGCGGCGGCAACATGGCCGACACCCACCACGGCGACCCGTTCGCCGACGACTCCGGCAACCTGACGCGCGACCTTGGCAACGGTCACGTGCTGCTGGATTTCTTCCCCGGCCGCATGGGCAACCTGGACCGCTATCTGGCCACCCTGCGCAAGCTGCCGCAGGGCGAGGACTACATCCAGGCCATGCACAGCGCCCATGGCGAGGCGCGCGGAAACGAACTGCTGGCCTGGGCCGGCGACCCGCACGTCGGCATTTATCCGAACCTGCAACTGATCGGCGTGCAGATTCGCCTGGTGCGCCCGCTGGCGGTGGACGACACCGAAGTGCTGATGTTCCCCGGCCTGCTCAAGGGCGTGCCGGCCAGCGTCAACAGCCTGCGCCTGCGCCAGCACGAATCGTTCTACGGTCCGGCCGGCGCCGGCTCGCCGGACGATGCCGAACTGTTCGAGCGCAACCAGGAAGGACTGCAGGCCAGCGTCGATCCGTGGCTGTATCTGGGCCGCGGCCTGAACCGCGAGCGCGTGGAGCCGGACGGCACGCGAGTCGGCCTGGTCGGCGACGAAACCACCCAGCGCGGCCAGCTGCGCGGCTGGCTCGAGCTGATGTCGGAGGCCTTGGCATGA
- a CDS encoding aromatic-ring-hydroxylating dioxygenase subunit beta yields MTITREAVEAFLFHEADLLDDMDAEAWLALWAPECCYWVPCNGRDDSTDPQRQVSIIYDDRARLEDRIYRLMSSAAHSQRPRSRMRRVVGNIRYEVREGEVHTRSNFLLAELRRGRQEIWSGVSQHRLLPASDGFQIRAKTVLLTQSDEAIDNLTFLL; encoded by the coding sequence ATGACCATCACCCGCGAGGCGGTGGAAGCCTTCCTGTTCCACGAAGCCGACCTGCTCGACGACATGGATGCCGAGGCGTGGCTGGCCCTGTGGGCGCCCGAGTGCTGCTACTGGGTGCCCTGCAACGGCCGCGACGACAGCACCGATCCGCAGCGGCAGGTGTCCATCATCTACGACGACCGGGCACGCCTCGAAGACCGCATCTACCGCCTCATGAGCAGCGCCGCGCACAGCCAGCGGCCGCGCTCGCGCATGCGCCGGGTGGTCGGCAACATCCGCTACGAAGTGCGCGAGGGCGAAGTCCACACGCGCTCGAACTTCCTGCTGGCCGAACTGCGCCGCGGACGGCAAGAGATATGGTCAGGCGTCAGCCAGCACCGCCTGCTACCGGCCAGCGACGGTTTTCAGATCAGGGCCAAAACCGTACTGCTGACGCAAAGCGACGAGGCCATCGACAATCTCACCTTCCTGCTGTGA